In Chitinophaga varians, the following are encoded in one genomic region:
- a CDS encoding two-component regulator propeller domain-containing protein, with translation MCIERSCCFVLLLMVVATAASAIGYPIRYLGIEDGLSNNAVTSVYQDHKGFMWFGTYDGLSRYDGYKFKVYRNKVGDSTSLADNGVYTLADDNRHRLWVGGRRGVSVFNPATEKFFMPVYKPANGRTLRKANENIHIIKSDENGLILVGTEKNGLLVFDNNRYDGLQIPVHNDAKTITDYEVTGIKFTGKYAWIFVQDIGLCRYDIAQHTLSVVSRDIPRANCLNLDQAGNLLLGTDAGVFRYIPATGKFSGNALPENSKIVHLYTDREGTTWCASDGNGLYLMNGTDAPARPFTSPGSRSQLSSNAVYSFYEDREGRKWIGTLRGGINILEARRNPFELNVLNRNPDARAVDNFIFSFCEEDAKNIWIGTDGAGLKHLNRETGAITAYSHDVRQPQGISSNFITSIIHDAHHDLWISTWFGGVNRYSTATGKFEHYTCFNPYTRSAENNVWLVYEDRQQQLWASTTNNGTLYRFNPAENRFTLFDSSLVNMQCLAEDREGQLWGGNYSSLIRVDKHHLKHQRFNIGYTVRSICHDKSGNFWVGTDGGGLLRFNRQTGAYTRYTMTEGLPSNSILRMLEDNKGNIWISTFNGLCKFDPVKKTFRNFYASDGLQSNQFSFNAALALRSGELAFGGIKGFNIFYPDSVYADTAIPPVWLTNISINNAPVTESDNYVSGRTPEKEVREITVPYDKATIAFDFVALEYTLPDKISYAYRLRGWDNNWNYVGQTRTANYTHLQEGHYTFEIKASNADGYWGPEIRTVSLIVLPPWYRTWWAYLLYLTTTVGAIYLYIRYRAREERLKYEIKLAYLEKEKEKELNEKKLSFFTNVSHEFRTPLTLIINPLKELLQQKADKDLGIVYRNARRLLSLVDQLLLFRKADQEGDQLKIARLDIVNLCHEVYSCFSQQAKVKNIQYAFHAQPSEVEIYGDSEKLEIAIFNLLSNAFKFTPDNGTIIFEVSTDADTVTVVIKDSGCGIEDSVGNRIFEKFQRAQDRKESLQTGFGIGLYLVKHFIEKHHGSVSYESKVNEGTAFRLCLKKGDAHFAGTPLLEGAGYQSAFLKELNADASLEAQDATTDIQEADVPTTTITEKKSILLIDDHNEIRQYLQQLFKDKFVVYEADNGLSGFSAVQKYMPDLVISDIQMEGMDGVELCTKIKQTDTISHIPVILLTGSSAADTRLKGLEGGADDYITKPFDKDLLMAKVNNIIKNRNLLQQYFFDRITLRSSNIRVPAEYQDFLKRCIEIIEANLEDETFSIKKFTLEIGMSHSSLYKKVKSISGQTINSFIRSIRLRKAAVLLLRENYTITQAAVQVGIGDIKYFREQFVKLFGMNPSSYVKKYRHSFNRDFNITESQEEL, from the coding sequence ATGTGCATTGAGAGGTCATGTTGCTTTGTTTTATTGCTGATGGTAGTCGCCACTGCTGCATCCGCCATCGGTTATCCTATCAGGTATCTGGGCATTGAAGACGGATTGTCCAACAACGCTGTTACCTCTGTATACCAGGACCACAAAGGGTTTATGTGGTTTGGCACCTATGATGGGCTAAGCAGGTATGACGGTTATAAGTTCAAGGTATACCGCAATAAAGTAGGCGACAGTACCTCGCTGGCCGACAATGGCGTGTACACCCTGGCAGATGACAACCGCCACCGGCTTTGGGTGGGCGGCAGGAGGGGGGTGAGTGTTTTCAATCCCGCTACGGAAAAATTCTTTATGCCGGTGTATAAACCGGCGAATGGCCGGACGCTTCGCAAGGCCAACGAAAATATACATATCATTAAGTCGGATGAAAATGGTCTCATCTTAGTGGGTACGGAAAAAAACGGGTTGCTCGTATTTGATAATAACCGCTATGATGGCCTGCAAATTCCTGTTCATAACGATGCAAAGACCATCACCGATTACGAGGTGACCGGGATAAAGTTCACCGGTAAATACGCCTGGATATTTGTACAGGATATTGGTTTATGCAGATATGACATTGCGCAACATACCTTGTCTGTGGTAAGCAGGGACATTCCCCGTGCCAATTGCCTCAATCTCGACCAGGCCGGCAATCTGTTGCTGGGCACGGATGCCGGCGTATTCCGCTATATTCCCGCCACCGGGAAATTTTCCGGTAACGCCCTGCCCGAAAACAGCAAGATCGTACACCTGTATACCGACAGGGAAGGGACCACCTGGTGTGCTTCTGACGGCAACGGTCTTTACCTGATGAATGGTACGGATGCTCCTGCACGCCCGTTTACCAGCCCAGGCAGCCGCTCACAGCTGAGCAGCAATGCCGTGTATTCTTTTTATGAAGACCGGGAAGGCCGCAAATGGATAGGCACCCTGCGGGGCGGTATTAATATCCTGGAGGCCCGTCGCAACCCTTTCGAGCTGAATGTGCTGAACCGGAATCCTGATGCCAGGGCCGTCGATAATTTTATTTTTTCCTTTTGTGAAGAAGATGCTAAAAATATCTGGATAGGTACCGATGGAGCAGGATTGAAACACTTGAACCGGGAAACCGGCGCCATTACGGCTTACAGCCATGATGTGCGTCAGCCGCAAGGCATCAGCAGTAACTTTATTACATCTATTATTCATGATGCGCATCACGATCTATGGATATCGACGTGGTTTGGCGGGGTAAACCGCTACAGTACCGCTACCGGGAAGTTTGAACATTACACCTGTTTTAATCCGTATACCCGCAGTGCTGAAAATAATGTATGGCTGGTATATGAAGACCGGCAACAACAACTATGGGCCAGTACCACCAACAATGGTACGCTGTACCGGTTTAATCCGGCGGAAAACCGGTTCACGCTTTTCGACAGCAGCCTGGTAAACATGCAGTGCCTGGCAGAAGACCGTGAAGGCCAGCTATGGGGAGGGAATTATTCTTCGCTTATCAGGGTAGACAAACATCACCTGAAACATCAGCGCTTTAATATCGGCTATACCGTACGGTCCATCTGCCATGATAAAAGCGGTAACTTCTGGGTGGGGACCGATGGCGGCGGCTTGTTGCGCTTTAACCGGCAAACCGGTGCCTACACGCGTTATACCATGACTGAAGGATTGCCCAGCAATTCCATCCTCCGTATGCTGGAAGACAACAAAGGCAATATCTGGATCAGCACCTTCAACGGGCTTTGCAAATTTGATCCGGTAAAGAAAACGTTCCGCAACTTCTACGCGTCGGACGGTCTCCAGAGCAATCAGTTTAGCTTTAACGCCGCACTGGCATTGCGCTCAGGCGAACTCGCGTTTGGCGGTATCAAAGGGTTTAATATCTTTTATCCTGACAGCGTGTATGCAGATACCGCTATTCCGCCGGTATGGCTCACAAACATCAGTATCAACAACGCGCCGGTGACTGAGTCGGATAACTACGTGTCCGGCAGAACACCGGAAAAGGAAGTACGGGAAATCACCGTGCCCTACGACAAAGCCACCATTGCCTTCGATTTTGTAGCACTGGAATACACGCTGCCCGATAAAATCAGTTACGCCTACCGGCTACGGGGCTGGGACAACAATTGGAACTATGTCGGTCAAACCCGGACAGCAAACTACACCCACCTGCAGGAAGGACATTATACCTTCGAGATAAAAGCCAGTAATGCCGATGGATACTGGGGCCCGGAAATACGCACTGTCTCCCTCATCGTATTGCCGCCCTGGTACCGCACCTGGTGGGCTTATCTGCTCTACCTCACCACCACGGTGGGCGCCATCTATCTGTATATCCGGTACCGGGCAAGGGAAGAACGGCTGAAGTATGAAATCAAACTCGCCTATCTCGAAAAAGAGAAGGAAAAGGAACTGAATGAAAAGAAGCTGTCCTTCTTCACCAATGTTTCCCATGAGTTCCGGACACCGCTCACCCTGATCATCAACCCGCTGAAAGAGCTGCTGCAGCAAAAAGCCGACAAAGACCTTGGCATCGTATACCGTAATGCCCGGCGCCTGCTTAGCCTGGTAGATCAGCTCCTGCTGTTCCGCAAGGCCGACCAGGAAGGTGACCAGCTGAAAATTGCCCGGCTGGATATCGTGAACCTGTGCCATGAAGTATACAGCTGCTTCTCCCAACAGGCAAAAGTTAAAAATATTCAATATGCTTTTCATGCCCAGCCGTCCGAGGTAGAGATATATGGCGATAGTGAAAAACTGGAAATTGCCATCTTTAACCTGCTCTCCAATGCCTTTAAGTTTACCCCCGACAATGGCACCATTATCTTTGAAGTAAGTACTGATGCTGACACCGTAACCGTTGTGATCAAGGACAGTGGCTGCGGTATTGAAGACAGCGTGGGCAACCGCATCTTCGAAAAGTTCCAGCGGGCGCAGGACCGCAAAGAGTCACTACAGACTGGTTTCGGTATTGGCCTTTACCTGGTAAAACACTTTATAGAAAAACATCATGGAAGTGTCAGCTACGAGAGCAAGGTAAATGAAGGCACTGCCTTCCGGCTTTGTCTCAAAAAAGGGGACGCACATTTTGCCGGCACACCGTTACTGGAAGGCGCCGGATATCAATCCGCCTTTCTGAAAGAGCTGAACGCAGATGCCAGTCTGGAAGCACAGGACGCAACGACAGACATCCAGGAGGCCGATGTGCCGACTACCACCATCACGGAAAAAAAATCTATCCTCCTCATCGATGACCACAATGAAATCAGGCAATACCTCCAGCAGCTGTTTAAGGATAAATTTGTGGTCTATGAAGCGGACAACGGCCTCAGTGGCTTTTCGGCAGTACAGAAATACATGCCCGACCTGGTGATCAGTGACATCCAGATGGAAGGAATGGACGGCGTAGAGTTATGTACTAAGATCAAACAGACAGACACCATCAGCCATATCCCCGTGATCCTGCTTACCGGATCATCTGCCGCCGATACCCGCCTCAAAGGACTGGAAGGCGGCGCCGACGATTATATTACCAAGCCGTTCGACAAAGACCTGCTGATGGCCAAGGTGAACAACATCATCAAGAACAGGAACCTGCTACAGCAATACTTCTTTGACCGGATCACCCTCCGGAGCAGCAACATCAGGGTGCCAGCCGAATACCAGGACTTCCTCAAACGCTGTATCGAGATCATAGAAGCCAACCTGGAAGACGAGACCTTTTCCATTAAGAAGTTCACCTTGGAAATAGGCATGAGCCACTCGAGCTTATACAAGAAAGTAAAATCCATTTCCGGCCAGACCATTAATTCCTTTATCCGGTCCATCCGGCTCCGGAAAGCAGCCGTTTTGCTGCTCAGGGAAAACTATACTATTACCCAGGCGGCTGTCCAGGTAGGCATCGGAGATATTAAATATTTTCGTGAACAGTTCGTCAAACTGTTCGGGATGAATCCTTCCAGCTACGTCAAAAAATACCGGCATTCCTTTAACCGCGACTTCAACATCACGGAAAGCCAGGAAGAGTTATAA
- a CDS encoding SusC/RagA family TonB-linked outer membrane protein gives MKKIPSGTDRELFVPLRSQPILTPLLFLLLILLAGSAQAQQTVVTGTVSADNSPVPGVTIRIKNKTGGALTDGDGKFSVSAAIGDTLLFNHMSYNEQRVAVKGGAPLRIVLTALSKSVNEVVVVGYGTQKKATLTGSISVVKGADIVQSPQPNVSNALTGRFSGVIANNRSGEPGYDGSTVTIRGLATTGNNDVLIVVDGVPGQIGGLERLDPNDIESISVLKDASAAVYGSRAANGVMLITTKRGKTGKPVINYSFNQGFSSPTRLPKMADAYTYAQIMNEIRYYNNTAGGMNQFYTEEQLQKFKDGSDPVNYPNTDWQKATLRKTTTQNQHSLSVNGGGENVRYYVSLGMIGQNGLYKNGATKYNQYNFRSNIDADVTKRLKVSLYLSGRQEDRQYPTTSAGDIFRGIYRAYPTVLDRYPNGLPTTGIENNNPVMQVTDIGGLSRNPVQVFNGILKGSYAIPGVEGLSLDGFLSADKAWNFAKAFSTPYKEYTYDAASNTYVPKIVGGSNGKASLMEQQRNMSLLTTNIKLNYARRFGAHDVNALIGYEQSRNMVDTLSAGRINFPTPLTPELSQGGAAATDRSNFGSSYNFTRKSYFGRIAYNYLEKYLLEVQARVDGSSTFPKGNQYGFFPSVSAGWVVSKESWFEPVKFINNLKFRGSYGTLGNDNVGLFQYFDNYSFYNQYVINGQIQSGIDLVKLANPNITWEVAKKMDLGLNATFLDHFSLEFIYFQQHRTKILTPRTSLTQTSGIVNPYDKNNPLVPAENIGKVNSQGIEATLGYDNTTGGFHYNVSGNVTYAKNKIIFKDEAVGTLPYQRETGGPMNTYLLYNAIGIFRTADDLAKYPHLPNAKLGDLIYQDYNGDKQITADDMVRTKYGNIPEITYGINLAADYKGFDLSVLFAGQTHVSQYVLPESGTIGNFYSSWADNRWSPSNPNGSYPRVDERASSSVNGGLRPNTFWLNNASFLRLKNISLGYTIQSAALSRAKIAGLRIYANAFNLFTITQVKDYDPEGFSSSGQFYPQQRIVNLGVNVKL, from the coding sequence ATGAAAAAAATTCCATCCGGAACGGACCGTGAACTATTTGTCCCTTTACGGAGCCAACCTATTCTTACACCTTTACTTTTTCTGTTATTAATATTATTGGCCGGCAGTGCTCAGGCACAGCAGACCGTTGTAACAGGGACTGTGTCTGCCGACAACAGTCCTGTTCCCGGGGTAACCATCCGGATAAAAAACAAAACAGGGGGAGCGCTCACCGATGGCGATGGAAAATTCAGCGTCAGCGCAGCCATCGGAGATACCTTGTTATTTAATCATATGTCATATAACGAGCAGCGGGTAGCTGTGAAAGGAGGGGCCCCCCTGCGGATCGTGCTCACCGCCCTGAGTAAATCAGTAAATGAGGTGGTGGTCGTAGGATATGGTACCCAGAAGAAAGCCACCCTCACCGGCTCTATTTCTGTGGTAAAGGGCGCAGACATTGTACAAAGCCCGCAGCCCAACGTGTCCAATGCCCTGACCGGCCGCTTCTCCGGGGTAATTGCCAACAACCGCTCCGGTGAACCAGGCTACGACGGCTCTACCGTTACCATCCGCGGACTGGCCACCACCGGCAACAACGACGTACTGATTGTTGTGGACGGTGTGCCCGGACAAATCGGCGGCCTCGAACGGCTGGACCCAAACGATATTGAAAGCATCTCGGTACTGAAAGACGCCTCCGCCGCCGTATATGGCAGCCGGGCCGCCAATGGCGTGATGCTCATCACTACCAAGAGAGGTAAAACCGGAAAGCCTGTCATTAACTACAGCTTTAACCAGGGTTTTTCATCTCCCACCAGGCTGCCTAAAATGGCAGATGCCTATACCTATGCCCAAATCATGAATGAAATCCGGTACTATAATAATACCGCCGGCGGCATGAACCAGTTTTACACAGAAGAACAACTGCAAAAGTTCAAAGACGGCTCAGACCCGGTCAACTATCCGAATACCGACTGGCAAAAGGCCACCCTGCGAAAAACAACCACCCAGAACCAGCATAGCCTTTCTGTGAACGGCGGCGGGGAAAACGTACGGTATTATGTTTCCCTGGGCATGATCGGGCAAAATGGGCTATATAAAAACGGCGCCACCAAATACAACCAGTACAATTTCCGGTCAAACATTGACGCCGATGTCACCAAACGCCTGAAAGTAAGCCTGTACCTGTCCGGCCGACAGGAAGACCGCCAGTATCCCACCACTTCGGCAGGAGATATTTTCCGCGGTATCTACCGGGCTTACCCGACAGTATTGGACAGGTATCCCAATGGCCTGCCTACTACCGGTATCGAAAACAACAACCCGGTGATGCAGGTAACTGATATCGGCGGCCTTTCCCGCAACCCTGTCCAGGTTTTCAACGGCATCCTGAAAGGATCGTATGCTATCCCGGGTGTGGAAGGCCTGTCACTCGATGGTTTCCTCTCGGCCGACAAAGCGTGGAACTTTGCCAAGGCATTCTCCACTCCTTATAAAGAATACACATACGACGCAGCCTCCAATACCTATGTGCCTAAGATCGTGGGCGGCTCCAATGGCAAAGCGTCGCTGATGGAGCAACAGCGGAATATGTCTTTGCTGACCACCAACATTAAACTGAACTATGCCCGCCGTTTTGGCGCGCACGATGTTAATGCGTTGATTGGTTATGAACAGAGCAGAAACATGGTAGATACGCTGAGCGCCGGCCGTATCAATTTCCCTACACCGCTCACACCGGAACTGTCGCAAGGGGGTGCTGCCGCCACAGACAGGAGTAATTTTGGCAGCAGCTACAATTTTACCAGAAAAAGTTACTTCGGCAGAATCGCCTACAACTACCTGGAAAAATACCTGCTGGAAGTACAGGCCCGTGTAGATGGTTCTTCTACTTTCCCGAAAGGAAACCAATATGGGTTCTTTCCTTCCGTGTCTGCCGGCTGGGTAGTATCGAAAGAGTCCTGGTTTGAACCGGTGAAATTCATTAACAACCTGAAGTTCCGTGGATCGTATGGTACGTTGGGCAATGATAACGTAGGATTGTTCCAGTATTTCGACAACTATTCTTTCTATAACCAGTATGTGATCAACGGACAAATTCAAAGTGGTATCGATCTCGTGAAGCTGGCCAATCCCAATATCACCTGGGAAGTGGCAAAAAAGATGGACCTGGGGCTGAACGCCACCTTCCTGGACCACTTCTCCCTGGAATTTATTTACTTCCAACAGCACCGTACCAAAATACTGACGCCGCGAACTTCGCTGACGCAGACTTCCGGTATCGTGAACCCATATGATAAAAACAACCCGCTGGTGCCGGCAGAAAATATCGGTAAGGTAAACAGCCAGGGTATCGAAGCTACGCTCGGATATGATAACACTACCGGCGGCTTCCACTATAATGTTTCGGGTAACGTAACCTATGCCAAAAATAAAATCATCTTCAAGGACGAAGCAGTGGGCACTTTGCCCTACCAACGGGAAACCGGTGGCCCTATGAACACTTATCTGTTGTACAATGCTATCGGCATTTTCAGAACGGCAGACGACCTGGCCAAATATCCGCATCTGCCCAATGCTAAGCTGGGTGACCTGATTTACCAGGATTACAATGGTGATAAACAAATCACCGCGGATGACATGGTAAGGACAAAGTATGGCAACATTCCTGAAATCACTTACGGTATCAATCTGGCTGCCGATTACAAAGGCTTTGACCTGTCAGTATTGTTTGCCGGACAAACACATGTCAGCCAATATGTGCTTCCTGAATCCGGCACCATTGGTAACTTTTACAGCAGCTGGGCCGATAACCGCTGGAGCCCGTCCAATCCCAACGGTTCTTATCCCCGGGTGGATGAACGTGCTTCCTCTTCTGTTAACGGCGGCCTTCGTCCCAACACATTCTGGCTGAACAACGCTTCTTTCCTTCGCCTGAAAAACATCTCCCTGGGTTATACCATCCAGTCAGCGGCTTTGTCACGCGCGAAGATCGCGGGTCTTCGCATCTATGCCAATGCCTTTAACCTTTTCACCATCACCCAGGTAAAAGATTACGATCCGGAAGGCTTCAGCAGCAGCGGACAGTTCTATCCGCAACAGCGCATCGTGAACCTTGGTGTAAATGTTAAGTTGTAA
- a CDS encoding NAD-dependent epimerase/dehydratase family protein, whose protein sequence is MRVLVTGSSGHLGEALVRSLQGLRYEVIGIDQIAGVFTTHVGSITDTDFVRACMKDVAVVFHAATLHKPHVVTHSVQQFIDTNITGTLRLLEAAVAAGVGRFVFTSTTSVFGEAMAPVPGGPAVWVTPALAPMPKNIYGITKVAAEDLCRLFYRKQGLPCIVLRTSRFFPEIDDDRSKREAYDDTNLKVNELLFGRVDLADVVTAHLLAAENATAIGFDRYVISATTPFTVEDMPALQQDAPAVVSRYFPAFEGLYARLQWKMQPVIDRVYDNAKARKDLGWKPEYDFGRVLEALENGQDVFSPLARLVGSKGYHNTVFTEGPYPV, encoded by the coding sequence ATGCGTGTTTTAGTTACTGGCAGTTCCGGCCATCTGGGGGAAGCACTGGTGCGCAGCCTGCAGGGCCTGCGGTATGAGGTGATTGGCATCGATCAGATCGCCGGCGTTTTTACGACACATGTGGGTTCCATCACTGATACTGATTTTGTGCGGGCATGTATGAAGGACGTGGCAGTGGTGTTTCATGCGGCCACATTGCATAAGCCACATGTGGTCACTCATTCCGTGCAACAGTTCATTGATACCAATATCACCGGCACATTGCGCCTGCTGGAAGCGGCGGTGGCGGCGGGAGTGGGGCGTTTCGTTTTTACCAGCACCACCAGTGTGTTTGGCGAGGCGATGGCGCCGGTGCCGGGTGGACCAGCGGTATGGGTTACGCCGGCGTTGGCGCCTATGCCGAAAAATATTTATGGCATCACCAAGGTGGCCGCGGAAGACCTCTGCCGGTTGTTTTACCGCAAGCAGGGGTTGCCCTGTATCGTGTTGCGGACGTCGCGGTTTTTCCCGGAGATCGATGATGACCGCAGTAAACGAGAGGCTTATGATGATACGAACCTGAAAGTAAATGAACTGTTGTTTGGCAGGGTAGACCTGGCCGATGTAGTGACGGCACATTTGCTGGCCGCGGAAAATGCAACGGCTATTGGCTTTGATCGTTATGTGATCAGCGCAACCACGCCGTTTACTGTAGAAGATATGCCGGCGTTGCAGCAGGACGCGCCCGCGGTGGTAAGCCGTTATTTCCCGGCGTTTGAAGGCCTGTATGCTCGCCTGCAATGGAAGATGCAGCCGGTGATAGACCGGGTGTATGACAACGCAAAGGCCAGGAAGGACCTGGGGTGGAAGCCGGAGTATGACTTCGGCAGGGTATTGGAAGCGCTGGAAAATGGGCAGGACGTATTCAGTCCGCTGGCACGATTGGTCGGTTCAAAAGGCTATCACAACACTGTTTTTACGGAAGGTCCTTATCCGGTATGA